Below is a window of Brassica napus cultivar Da-Ae chromosome A5, Da-Ae, whole genome shotgun sequence DNA.
tctaactgagtaacggttttaTCAGTTAATAGTTGAGTATTagttgattgagttgatagcATGCATAGTTATTGCTTGGGAATcatagtagcatgctaatggttaggtttattggttagttagcgaatgctgAATGCTTGATTGTTAATTAATGCTTGTTGATTAAGGTTAGTcagctcttggtaagggagtgactaactggttgagttgtttagtgatgATATTGTGGTTAGTGTTGTAGAGTTAGAGTGTGATGCCATATAGCTTGTGTGAAACCCaccatgctaggcatgtttgaggtggattagtgtttcctcgaccTCGTACCCAGTGGGTTTAAGGAACGGGGTAGTGACCGGCAGTGACCCGACTGTATTGGGGCTGTCTCGTGGTGACCCGACCGTACTGTGGGCCGCGATCGTCGTGTAACAACCAGCAGTGGCCCGACTGTActggggctgtcgcgcggtgacccgactgtactgtgggccgcgttcggttaaaagttccttcttctggcctttgtggtagggagataggatattgccgaggaTAGAGGAGGAACACTAAGTCACAAAGGGCCCTAGTTATAGTGTAGATACTGTAGAGGGTTGTTGAACCCTAGATTGAGTTGAGTTTGAGTTTAAATGGTTAGCTAGTCATTAGCGGTTATGATTTCATATCGTTAATTATCTAGTTATTATTATCTGCTGCGTATTTCTGATATTGCTTATCTATTGGATTGCtttgttgttaggtgaacctctcgctttagattgtttgggctgggatagcgaggggttgtatttgttagttggggatcataattcactgagtaacattaggttactcatccaactccgttgtcctttttgcaggtagcttaggtaaggatgatcggatagctgggtgctggacgttaggaccgccggtgtaaattttcatgccttttgttaacggtattgtggatttgtgtttagttgactcgatttggcattaggccgggaccggtcttgaattatatcaatgtatggatatttctcgaatcaataaagtaaatgttttatatgcgcttcatgagtactcttaTATTTGACTAAtacggtctaacacaacgttaggtcatagtacgggttgaaaagccttaggcctcgatctaacggaaaacgctaactcttggCCGGGTTGCAAAgtcttatgccttgacgcagtgggacgagttagtggatgaactggtcgaggtcgtgaagtaaattttgtgactctgaccggatcgtctctagcccgtcacgtagcgcttccggaccatggtgttgggttggacggtcagtcatgttcttgtttgattattggctggccggttggcctttcatctccaacccttggtgtgggtcgtccgtcggtcatatTCTTGTTTGGTTGTTGGCCgatgggtcgacctatgcttaggacggttcgggggtgttacagtctGGGTTGTGTAAAATTAAACTGGATACACAATGGAACCTGCTGAAGTAATTTTATTTAGAAGAATAACAAACTGCTGAGTATGTTGGTATTTCAAAACTATACTATATTAGCAACGTATTAGTATGGGTTTTAACGTGCAGAAGTTGCTACATATACTAAACTtcaacattttcatatatatgtgtTGATATTACAAATACAATGTAGATAGAACCTgaaaataaatacaatatatgGTACACGTAACACAACCCAATAAATAAGTCAGTAGTATTAACCTGAAAAATACCTTTCCAACTACTATAACAGATGAGAAGACAACATAAGTTCAAAGTGAGAACTAATACGTTGCAACAGAGTAACGAAAAACATATAGCCCCAGAGAAAGCAGATTATTACAAGACTTGGTCGAGGTGGAATGTCGAGAACACTTCAACTGCATGTCTTAGCTGCAGTTCCTAGTGCATCTTCTGGCAAGCTGGAACACTGAAGCATGCACCATAATTCATACATCTTATGGGTAACCAACTGTTGTGGCACCAACTGGAGGCAAGCATTTCTGAAAATGTATGTGCCCCCATTACCATAACTTGTTTAGATTGAATTTCTGCCAACAGCTCCTGCTGTTGTTGAGCATCTGAAAAAAGCTACTTGTATAACCTCTATCCACCGCAAGTGCGCCCGGCTGGTTCATGCACCCTATGAAACAAGTGTGTCGACAAACCCAACTCTTCCATCTTATCAATGGAAAGAAAATGTGTGAGGGCTACCGTGTAACCGTGTAACTCTTCCATCCTATCAATGGAAAGAAAGCATCAGACAGACACTGACATGGACTCAAAAATAGGAGAAGTACTACAATTTTGGCCGTGTAactatactatttttatttctcGTATAGTTTAGTCATAGCTAATGCAAGTACAGTCGGGTCACTATACTATTTACCTTTCTCATACAGTacaatcatatattttatatcatttttcagTTGCTATCGAACGACCAAACCTAGAAAAATGTGTAGGACAAGTGACGAAACAACACACAAAAGCAGTCATGGGAAATTCTTATTTTGAGGATGAAACTATAAAACTCATGTCTAAATGCCACACTTCAAGTTCATGTAAACAATTGGCAGAAATTGCATAGCATATTGTTACAAACATTACTCAGTTTCTCACCACGTCCAAACCCAGAAACATTTGTGGCCTTGTGGGACAATAGTCACAATACAAAGCAAGACagacaaaaacataaaacgTTTAAAAACAGAAACTACTAATGGTTTCCATATATTATATTGACGGCCTTCACGTCATACaaaaaatgcaaataaatatGTATGTAGCTCGCAATACACTAAATTAGGTTATCTAGTTCAAGTGCTGTTGGGTTACTATACTACTAGGTagtaacccgcgccttgcgcgggatgaagcATATGTATCATTATTTTAAGTTATATACTATGATTTTGTaagacataaatatatatttgaagagAAAGTGAAAAACACCGGAATTTCTGGTTTTTTAGTGGAACAATaacatttgaaaaataatactataactaccttaaataaataaaatatagttatttttattatataaaaaaatttaagagaaaAGAAATTGAATGTGATTCCACTCTTTAAAAgacataatttgttttaatataaaaaccaaaataacataattaattgaTACAATAAGAAATTatagtctaaattttttttgaagtttaatcaAAATGCACGGAATTGAATcctgaaagtaaaaaaaaaaatcatatatgttaacatatagtaactatatcaaatttaaaataattttatactcacattgattaaaaaataattctttaTTTGAGGAATCTGAGGATCAAATAAAATGCACgtacaataatattatattcgATTTTAAAAAGGACAAAATATATTTGCTCTCTTCTGTTTATTGTACTTGTATATAGTATGTGCTATAACAATTTGTATAGGATATTTTATAAAAGGGATATATTCATATTTACAAAGCTATACACTATATCCATGGAAAATAAACTTTACAGAAATAATGACTCTTTTTAAGGTATTTTATATTGCCCAAATATATTAGATAACTTCAACCAATCGACCCGATCagaaaaaatatgataagaGGGATTATATTAAAAACGACCAACATATGCTTAGAGTACGTAAAAgggttaaaaaataaaacacttcAGACTTCCAAAATTGTTAAACAGAACCCAAAAACCAAGCATAATACGaagattaaaataattaaaatacttataacaataaaagagaaaaacctATCTTCATCGTAGACAGGTTTCCAATAATTCTTCAGCCACTATTTTCAGTCTTCACTTTCTTAATCGAATCCGAATATCGATATTTGTTAACAGTTCCCTCGTAGATAGCTGCCTCTAAACTTTCGATATGAGATCCTTCACGTTTAGCAGCTGTCTTCAGATTAGACTTAGAGCCATGCACAGAACTACCAGCTATCAGAACAGAACCCTGAAACACACGAATTGTTATGTAGATAATAAAAGGTCTAcaacttaaaacaaaatttctaataGTCAATAAATATATTACCTCTGAGTCTTCAGAACAATTGGAAAATCTGGGTAGAACGTATTTGAACGTCCCtaataatatcaaattaaaaatcaaGATCATAATATAAAATCACTCTATTAAGTCCTTGGGTAGTTATTCATAAGAAATATACCTTAGGATAAGAGGACACGTCAAGAAAGATTCGTATCACTTTATGTAAATAGTATTTTCAAGAACACTCCTTACGTACGTTTCGTGATGTTCCTAGTGGGCAAGCGAGATAGTGAAGAAGGCGTCGTTTTAAGCAATCCAAGACGGTCGGTCCGAAATCGCCTGAGGTCTGACGTTCGAAATATACCGGAGGAGTTGCCATGAAGTCTCCTGTAGTAACCGGAAGTTGATGAAAATGATGATCGCTGAGAAAAACTGACGAAAAGCTTCCTTCTCTTTTATACATGACCATGGCTTTGTAAAAAAATGGAATCAAACCTtccatttcttctctttttttcttttcgatgGGGATTCAGATCATCGATGCGCCTGCTTTACAAAATCTCTTTCTTTATAACCTTAGTAAAGAACGTCGATCACCCTCATATCGTCTTCTTCTATGCTTTCGATACCCATCGATGCGCCTAGTATCAAGGACATGGAACGTCGACTGCTCAAGGACTCTGTAGTCGGTCtggcaaaaataaaaaaacgccGACTGCTTAAGGACATGGAAAAGgagtttgcaaaaaaaaaaatcatcaaataaGGAAACATTTAATGGTTTCACATTAAATGATTTTGTGAGAATCGATGTGAGCGCGACACGTAAGCAAAAAAGagaatggagccttctcatgcATTCTTGAAAAAATAACTAAGAGATAATTAAGGAAAGTCTTAAAaaatgcttctcctttaatatataggggatttatGTCTCTTATATAGTATAAgcataaaattttttaataaatttattaagtttctaCCCACATCGAAACCCAGAAACGCTTATATGGGCCAACAGACGAAGCGAAAAACAGACAGATATATAGCCAATTCTCGTTTTGAGGAGGAAACAATAAACCTCATAGCCATTACTTTTGTTCTCCGCCGCCGTTAAACCCTCCACCTGTTCTGCAAAATTTACCTCAGATTGATTTATTTGCCGACAACCCAGATCGAGATTGCTATGAAGAAGATTATATTTTCCGTAGTGTTATTTAAACCAGACAGACTTATCTCGATTCGTGCCCTTTGGGCTCTGCAATCGCTCACACATCCATCAATTTTTGCCTGGCCTCTGTGATCCTAACTTTTTCTTGACTCTTACAATTATCGGTATAACCGACGAAGTACATTTTCTCTTCCTAAACACAGACAAACAAAAGTTCTTGCTTtccaaatctatttttttttgttgcatgcgtttttgaaaaatgaaaaataatctTTTAGTTTCCGGGTTAAAGAAAAAACGCAACATGTTGCCTTTTCACACACATCTGAGGTTATTTTGGGAAAACTGCatgacaatatatataatatcatagCCTAAGCTATGTTATGGATATAAACTTAATTTCCTAGTATGTTATGTATACGTCTTCAAATTTCTCTTTTATCTTGTTCTTTTTTTAGACATGGTGGCATGCACTCACCGGTCCAGCATTGTTATTCCTAACCACCAACAAAAAATTATTGGTTGAAATTCTCTTCTTGAATACAAATGTGAATCGGGAATCGTGACTTCGCCTTGCAGTCAATGTGGTGTCGTCTTACTCCCGCCTCTCAGTTTCAGAGTACCAGAAACTTCCTCCTTCTCTCACCGCACAAGACTTGGAACTCTGTCTTCTTCTCTCACCGCCGTGAACCCAACCGGTTTGCGTCCTGGATCCTGTACATCTTAGATAATACATATCCACCTTTCCCTCTTTAATCTATCCAAAGTTAACTTAAGATGATATGTGAATAAAAATGAGCCACGGTTTATCTCTTAcatcaattaattattatttttaaattttttttgttggaggTTTCGTCGTTTGTTTAAAAAGGTACCATTGTATTATTATGGAAAATATGGTTGTGATTGGTAACTCAATGAAGTAAAAGAGACAGAGTAAAGTGGAGTAATAGAACGgaaaagaaaaatgtaaattagaataaataataacaaaaagttGGTGCACGGATTTCACATGATAAAGATGGAGTAAATGTTTACTCTTTAAAAGACAAACAACTCTAACGCAGGAGTCTTTCAActctaaaaacaaaaaagatggATCAACTGATACTATGATGGGTGCAATGTCTATTCGCAGGAGTCTTTCACCTTTACATGCTGAATGTGAAGCTTTGATATGGGCGatggagtgcatgaagaccctaCAAGTCTCAGAGGTGGTGTTTGCAACAGActattctcaattggtgaagatggtgtctacACCGACAGAATGGCTCGCGTTCACTACACACATGGAGGAGTTTCTGCGATGTAACTTTACTATCCAACATATACCAAATGCGCAAAATATTCTGGTGGACAAGTTGGCACGAGGTGGTAGGACTTCGCCATCtgctatggtttatgttgaCTTAATTCCCCCGAGCGGACTCTTGGACCAGGAATCTTCTTAGTTTTATAGTcttttgttgttaaaaaaagaaaaacaactcTAAcgcaaccaataataaaatattttcttttattttttacttgatTGGTTATAGAAAAGCGTAACACAgctgaaaaatattttactctcacatcaatactattaaaagggaagaagtctaaaaaaatctacctataaaagttgtttggacccttttatttactcattattttttggttttaccttaaatttatattaccaatatgttaccatatatttctctaacaataatttagtcaattcttttatttatttaaatcccACTTCTAAATCAtaatcattactattactatatttatcattttgatttttaattgtaaaaacattgaaactaatgttttatattatcacttttatcatataatatatgatttaaagcaagataaattacaagacatatatgtgtacattctaacttcctctttcgtttataataaagtaatcatatcatatataaactttcccactaaaatatcatatcatatactaaactttcaaccgtctatagtttgataatattttcatatttaaaaaggatttttctgaatattcatgttaccttcacaaaaataaagaaattcaTTGGTTCTATTAAAGCTAACCTGACTTCACGATATCAGTATTGattattcaagattttgaaaattatttgtttagatattatacttttatatacttttcacttaaaacgaatcaatactattaaaaaggaaagagttttaaaaaatctaatataaaaaagttgttggagttatgtataactatttattatttttctgataatacattaatcattctaaacatacaatattttatatatttttaacagatcttaatattatttcttatgatacctttactcagaaaaatatttcatcaaccatgtttttgtacaataacgttaaaaatctatatcaaaaggttgttgAACCTAATATGGACGTAATGGGTCCACATCTGTTTGGGTATTTAAGATCctaaaagaatttgaaatatatgaaaaatctgaaaatatccgaaacacgaaaagtatttgaaactccaaacaaataccaaaaaaattcaaattcctaaagatttaaaatcttattcaaaatctgacacgatgaactgaaaaatactcaaaattttatccaaatatccaatttttttttaatttgaaaaatttacctaaaatcaaaactctaatcataaaccaaaaacttaaaaacaatatccataataccggaaacatattcagaatatccaaatatacctaataaacacatatttatgaTCGGATCTAGGGTAGGACCCGAACTCAAACAAAGACCTGCAGGTCAAAAAAACCCTAATAGGTTATCTTCTCTGGacctgaactaaacctataattttgggtcggttcagtttgtttttttgatccggatataattctcatgtcgaaaataaacttacgtaaaagtgtacatataaaatttcaaataaactaatttgtagattatatagctgttaaaaattatgtttttcgatataataaaattttgtactATAATATAATCAAACAATCCCGCGCTTTCCaagtgcgggtcaaaatctagtatttacTTTAAGTTGACCTTTCAATCACACCCTATATGTTGTAAGTAGGTCAAAACGCTAGACGATGAATTTTTTTACGCTGTAAAGTGCAATTTTCCGTATGAGATGATCTAACGGGTAGAATTCTAAGAACGCATAGGATTGTTGGCTGGTGAAGGTCGTTTGATCTAATCAGAGCCGTACAAATGTAACAAACGTGGCTTTATAACAATGAGACCACGTAATGCTGACGTGGTAGTGGTCGACGTATCTTCTTATCATTTCCTCGAACAGAAGAGACAAGAACCGATTGGGAGAGATTCTTACCGTCCcactttctcctcttcttttgTCTGATAAACCCCAAATCAAGGCAGAATatccagaaagaaaaaaaagagctcAAAAACCCTAAAGTCTGAATAATAATTATAGAAACGAAACGATTATAGATTCTAGAAGAACGATCTGAAGCTTGAAGTTAGCTCATTTCTAGGTGGGTTCGTTGAGAAAACACCTTCTTCTTCTCGGTTTCACTTCACTAAGATTCTGTGTTCAAGTTCCAAGTAAAGCGTTGATGTTGATGAAAGAAGGATCAGAAATAACATTTGCGTAATTGTTTGTAGGTGTTTAGACAAAACTGGGTGAGGAAATCTTGTGATTAAGTATGTCGAGCAAAACACCACGGGATGTCCTAGAAGGTCTGGTTAAAGATACTTCGCTCAAATGGTTGCTTGGGAAGCAAACTTCTCTGGATGATGAAATCGAGGAGATTGAGAATTCTCCTTCCGCTGGATCGAACTGGATACCTGAGCTTTCTCCAGTAGCAAACGTGGTTATCCGCAGGTGTTCAAAGTAAGATcatttttggttttgttgttaATGTTAGAAAAGAaccttttggtttggtttctgtATAGTGATGGGAGGAGACATTTGTGTGTTTGTTGCAGAATACTTGGCGTCTCTGTAAACGAGTTGCAAGATAGTTTCAAAGAAGAGGCGTCTGGATCTGTGAAGCAGCCTTCAATGTTTCCGCGGAACTTTCTAGAGTACTGCTGTTTCAGGGCACTTGCTCTCTCTGTGGGAGTGACAGGTCATCTAAGTGATAAGACGTTTCGGCGTTTAACTTTCGACATGATGGTTGCTTGGGAGGTCCCTTCCGCTGCTAGCCAGTCATTACTCAGTGTAAGCCACTTTTGATCTCTTCCTTTTTGCGATCTGGTTTAGACAAGACCTGATCTGATGATCGTCATGGAAGCAGGTTGATGGGGATCCAACCGTCGGATTAGAAGCCTTTTCCCGGATTGCTCCAGCTGTTCCGGTAATAGCTGATGTCATCATATGCGAAAACTTGTTTGGGGTGCTGGCTTCTTCATCAAATGGTCTTCGGCTTCATTTCTCTGTTTATGACAAGTACTTGTACGGACTTGAAAGGTAAATGAAAGCTTCCATCTTTAGGCAACATTTATCATGGGAAAAAAAGTTAGTTTTTTCAAATCCGGGAGCAATGTGTAGAGcaataaagaagatgaagagccAGTCCGAGTCATCTCTTCTTTCTTATGTTCGATCAAAAGGAGAAAAGATTCTTGAGATCGATGGGACAGTTACTACACAGCCAGTTCTTGAACATATTGGAATGTCTACATGGCCAGGTATGCGTCAATGTGTGCAGCTTACCTTAACGAGTATTGAACTTGGGTACTGTTAAATGCAGGTCGCTTGATTCTGACTGACCATGCTCTCTATTTTGAGGCTATAAAAGTTGTCTCTTTCGACGCACCAAAGAGTTATAGCTTATCTGAAGATCTGAAACAAGTTATTAAACCCGAATTAACCGGTCCTTGGGGGACTCGGCTTTTCGACAAGGCAGTCTCTTACAAATCTATTTCCCTGTAAGGAATGACTCATCACAAAGAAGGCTCTGTTGTGTATCAGTTTCTTAGTTGACTGACTCAGTTACATGCTTTCGATGGCTCTTGTTTTTATAGACCAGAACCAGTAGTGATGGAGTTCCCGGAGCTCAAGGGCCACACACGAAGAGATTACTGGCTCGCCATAATCAGAGAGGTGTTGTATGTTCACCGGTACATGAACAAGTTCAAGATCGTCACCGGTGTGGCAAAAGATGAAGCCATCTCTAAAGCAGTGCTTGGCATTTTGCGCGTGCAAGCCATTCAAGAACTCGGTTTAACAACCCCAGTGCGTTACGAGAACCTGCTCCCCTTCAATCTCTGTGATCAGCTTCCTGGTGGAGATCATATTCTTCAGACGCTTGCAGAGATGTCGAGCTCCAGAGTGCTTGACCGGACAAACAAGGCCAAAGAAGGTAACGTTAATTACATCTTATGCAAACTGTAATCTTACAGAGAATTGTATGTTGataattcttgttttttttaacagggACACTGTACTCTATCTCGGCCTCGGATATGGTTTCGCAATTGGGTTTAATGTTTGGAACAAGCCCAAGGAGTAGTAGTCTTGTGGTAGGCGAAGTTGTGGTTGGAGATGTGAATCCATTGGAGAAAGCAGTTAAGCAATCAAGAAAGAACTATGAGAAAGTAGTTTTAGCGCAAGAGACGGTTAATGGAGTTAAAGTTGATGGAATCGACACCAATTTAGCTGTGATGAAGGTATAAAACAAAGAGATTCTAACATTTTGCATATCCTCAACAGACTCTTGAgactgtgttttttttttctggcagGAGTTGCTACTTCCAGTAATGGAAATGGGGAACTGGCTTTTGTCGTTAGCGTATTGGGACGATCCATTGAAGTCTTTTGTCTTCTGTCTCTTCTCAACGTTCATAATATATAGGTAACATACTTTTAattctggtttttttttgttagtctAGTTACAAGTCTCTGAAATGTAGTATTGTTTAGGGGATGGGTTGGCTATGCTTTTGCGTTTGCGTCTCTCTTCATAGCGGGTTTCATACTTCTCACAAGATGTTTCAGCAAAAGAGAGAAAGTAATGATCGAGCTGAAAGTTATGGCGCCTCCTCCTATGAACACCATGGAACAGCTTTTAGCAGTTCAAAACGCTATTTCCCAGCTAGAACAGTTAGTCCAGGATGCAAACATTGTTCTCCTCAAGCTCCGAGCTTTACTACTCTCTCTTTTCCCCCAGGCAAGTGAGAAGTTTGCGGTTGCTATAGTGGTCGCTACGACTATGATGGTACTGTTGTCTTGGAACAGCTTAATCATGGTGGTGTTTCTTGAGCTGTTCACAAGATATTCACCTCCGCGGAGAGAAAGCACAGAGAGACTGATGCGGCGGCTTAGAGAGTGGTGGTTCAGCATTCCTGCCGCTCCTGTGATTCTCGAACAACAGAACAAAGATGATAACAAGAAAACCAAGTAGACGAATCAACTGTGTAGAAAAGTGTTTCGTTTAATAGTGTGATGTAAATATTATAGAGAAAGTACTAAACAGTGGTAAAATCATCTTGCAAAATTAACCATTTTATTCGTAGTAATAATCACACAACAAAAGTGAAGCGTCTCTTTGTCTGTCTCATCACTCTAAATCTTCTCGAGTTATGCTTACAAAGCAGCAGCATTTTGCGGCTGCTCAAGCTCAACAGGAGAAGCTGTCCGAAGAGGTTCCTGCAGCTCTGGATTTATTGGAAACAAATGGCACTGTGCGTATTGCGCCATCAATTGATCCACAAGAACTAAAGCCACCATCGCTTCCACCATCGGTACAGCTGCAAgaataaaaccaaaatcaataATACTGAGTGATCAACGTAAAATCCATTCAATGGTTTCAGGTTTATATAGTAACCTCGTGGAACAACGCAGGGATCGTGACGTCCACGCGCAATCATCTCTGTTTCTTGCTTATCTCTGGTCACAGTGTTCTGCTTTCTCTGCACAATGGAAGGAGAAGGCCAGTGtgttaaataattaatgatcatcaaacaaacaaacatgttaTTATGTTCATAACGGTTTTCATCACAAACTTACTCCAATTGTAGATGTTGGTTTGAAGGCTACTCTCATGTTTATTATCTCACCGTTTGATATCCCTCCCTACGCAAATCATACCAGCAAAATCTCTCAAGAGACAAGTAGTTCACTGacatataaaacacacaagACGCAACAACGAACCTGAATTCCACC
It encodes the following:
- the LOC111198502 gene encoding uncharacterized protein LOC111198502, whose translation is MSSKTPRDVLEGLVKDTSLKWLLGKQTSLDDEIEEIENSPSAGSNWIPELSPVANVVIRRCSKILGVSVNELQDSFKEEASGSVKQPSMFPRNFLEYCCFRALALSVGVTGHLSDKTFRRLTFDMMVAWEVPSAASQSLLSVDGDPTVGLEAFSRIAPAVPVIADVIICENLFGVLASSSNGLRLHFSVYDKYLYGLERAIKKMKSQSESSLLSYVRSKGEKILEIDGTVTTQPVLEHIGMSTWPGRLILTDHALYFEAIKVVSFDAPKSYSLSEDLKQVIKPELTGPWGTRLFDKAVSYKSISLPEPVVMEFPELKGHTRRDYWLAIIREVLYVHRYMNKFKIVTGVAKDEAISKAVLGILRVQAIQELGLTTPVRYENLLPFNLCDQLPGGDHILQTLAEMSSSRVLDRTNKAKEGTLYSISASDMVSQLGLMFGTSPRSSSLVVGEVVVGDVNPLEKAVKQSRKNYEKVVLAQETVNGVKVDGIDTNLAVMKELLLPVMEMGNWLLSLAYWDDPLKSFVFCLFSTFIIYRGWVGYAFAFASLFIAGFILLTRCFSKREKVMIELKVMAPPPMNTMEQLLAVQNAISQLEQLVQDANIVLLKLRALLLSLFPQASEKFAVAIVVATTMMVLLSWNSLIMVVFLELFTRYSPPRRESTERLMRRLREWWFSIPAAPVILEQQNKDDNKKTK